The proteins below are encoded in one region of Aquisphaera giovannonii:
- a CDS encoding RNA polymerase sigma factor, translated as MSQGELDVLGRQLEARDPDVRLMLQVREGVPGAFEQLVQRYQDRLVGILFHLVGSREEAEDLSQEVLLRVYKARKGYKPRARFSTWLFTIANNLALNHLRSKGRHPSVPMGGNSTSTHNAAPSPGQIPSRDATASAQMRQVELSDVVRDALSVLGEDQRMAVLLNKFEDMSYAEIGDVMNRSPAAVKSLLARARNELRERLEPYLSAGDRPPL; from the coding sequence GTGAGCCAGGGTGAGCTCGACGTCCTGGGGCGGCAACTGGAAGCGCGGGACCCCGACGTCCGGCTGATGCTCCAGGTCCGCGAGGGCGTGCCCGGTGCGTTCGAGCAGCTGGTCCAGCGGTACCAGGACCGGCTCGTCGGGATCCTCTTTCACCTCGTCGGCAGCCGCGAGGAGGCGGAGGACCTCAGCCAGGAGGTCCTGCTGCGGGTCTACAAGGCCCGCAAGGGCTACAAGCCGCGGGCCCGGTTCTCCACCTGGCTCTTCACGATCGCCAACAACCTCGCCCTGAACCACCTGCGGTCCAAGGGGCGGCACCCGTCGGTGCCCATGGGCGGCAACAGCACGAGCACCCACAACGCCGCGCCGTCCCCCGGGCAGATCCCATCGCGGGACGCGACCGCCTCGGCCCAGATGCGGCAGGTCGAGCTCTCCGACGTCGTCCGGGACGCGCTCTCGGTCCTCGGCGAGGACCAGCGCATGGCCGTGCTCCTGAACAAGTTCGAGGACATGAGCTACGCGGAGATCGGCGACGTCATGAACCGCTCGCCGGCGGCCGTGAAGTCGCTCCTGGCCCGCGCCCGCAACGAACTCCGCGAGCGGCTGGAGCCCTACCTCTCCGCCGGCGACCGACCTCCATTGTAA
- the rlmN gene encoding 23S rRNA (adenine(2503)-C(2))-methyltransferase RlmN: MHPNHDASPEPGTTSSDSRRPLLDASADELRAWVEARGHRAFRARQVREWVIQRRAESFEGMTDVPLALRRQLDEGWVVFGTKVAFHGVSPDGTDKLLLECLDGRRIECVLMAEDRRHTICISTQVGCGMGCVFCASGLKGVERNLSRGEILEQVIRLRNLLPAGESLTNVVVMGMGESLANLDNLIAALDVVCSPEGLGMGQRRVTISTVGLPGKIRELAALDRQYHLAVSLHAPTEALRNELVPVNEKIGLAAVLEAADDYFRATGRQVTYEYVLLHGINDRPGDAEALGSRLKGRKAHVNLIPYNPVAGLPYERPTPEAIRRFVEVVRGRGISVTVRKTKGRAIDAACGQLRRRVEAEATGTGPGSPLLADVPGPAIAVE, translated from the coding sequence ATGCACCCGAACCACGACGCAAGCCCCGAACCGGGAACGACCTCGAGCGACTCGCGGCGCCCCCTGCTGGACGCCTCGGCGGACGAGCTGCGCGCGTGGGTCGAGGCCCGGGGGCACAGGGCGTTCCGGGCCCGGCAGGTGCGGGAGTGGGTCATCCAGCGGCGGGCGGAGTCGTTCGAGGGGATGACGGACGTCCCGCTGGCGCTGAGGCGGCAGCTCGACGAGGGATGGGTCGTGTTCGGGACGAAGGTCGCCTTCCACGGCGTCTCGCCGGACGGCACGGACAAGCTGCTGCTGGAATGCCTTGACGGCAGGCGGATCGAGTGCGTGCTCATGGCGGAGGACCGCCGACACACGATCTGCATCAGCACGCAGGTCGGCTGCGGCATGGGCTGCGTCTTCTGCGCCAGCGGGCTGAAGGGCGTCGAGCGGAACCTGTCACGGGGTGAGATCCTCGAGCAGGTGATCCGGCTCCGCAACTTGCTGCCGGCCGGGGAGTCGCTCACGAACGTCGTGGTCATGGGCATGGGCGAGAGCCTCGCCAACCTGGACAACCTGATCGCCGCGCTCGACGTGGTCTGCTCGCCGGAGGGCCTGGGGATGGGCCAGCGTCGGGTGACGATCTCCACGGTCGGCCTGCCGGGCAAGATCCGGGAGCTCGCGGCGCTCGACCGGCAGTATCACCTGGCGGTCTCGCTGCACGCGCCCACGGAGGCCCTCCGCAACGAGCTGGTGCCCGTGAACGAGAAGATCGGACTGGCCGCGGTCCTGGAGGCGGCGGACGACTACTTCCGCGCGACCGGGCGGCAGGTGACCTACGAGTACGTCCTGCTGCACGGGATCAACGACCGCCCCGGCGACGCCGAGGCGCTGGGCTCGCGGCTGAAGGGGCGCAAGGCACACGTCAACCTCATACCCTATAATCCGGTAGCGGGCCTCCCCTACGAGCGGCCGACGCCGGAGGCGATCCGGCGGTTCGTGGAGGTCGTCCGCGGGCGAGGGATCAGCGTCACGGTCCGCAAGACCAAGGGCCGGGCCATCGACGCCGCCTGCGGCCAGCTCCGCCGCCGGGTGGAGGCGGAGGCCACCGGGACCGGGCCGGGTTCGCCATTGCTGGCGGATGTTCCCGGGCCGGCGATTGCGGTAGAGTGA
- a CDS encoding glycosyltransferase family 39 protein, translating into MLHDAADAPHPRAGPQGRRDADWLPLAAILLVAVTLRAWRLDAKSLWYDEVVSMRLAEAPGPAAMLDLLGRIDGTRAPLHPLLLHAWMGVFGGGSCSARAFSAALGCGTVILVYVLGRRAWDDATGRWGAWLCALCPPLVAYSQEVRMYALLVFLAVLSWLAFLAFRRRPTRSLAVAYGLSLAAMAYTHPLGLFMIAAHGLVGLVALARGLLPGARWLAAVALAGAVIAPWLPRYLDHGTDYPMPRYSPRFLLGVPIEYIGGPGVTLLAWGALIAAGLLRPRDGRVAFREPEAWAAAVGWFAAPPLLMYAYSWASRPIFGPSRYHLFVAPAYMLLVGAGLAVSPRRARWALAAAMAALTVPALMSTTYASGHKADWRSAAAWIRERRDEKAFVIVDANDERFRREPLETARYYLAPDVPVELAGSEAACRVENSPGPGIVVYHVSCLAPADGDPDAREGVMASFHGLAVTRVGGGGGPGSVRGGPGR; encoded by the coding sequence ATGCTCCATGACGCCGCCGATGCCCCGCATCCCCGGGCCGGGCCGCAAGGCCGCCGGGACGCCGACTGGCTTCCCCTCGCGGCGATCCTTCTCGTCGCGGTCACCCTTCGTGCCTGGAGGCTGGACGCGAAGAGCCTCTGGTACGACGAGGTCGTCTCGATGCGGCTGGCCGAGGCCCCGGGCCCAGCGGCGATGCTCGACTTGCTGGGCCGGATCGATGGGACGCGGGCCCCCCTGCACCCTCTCCTGCTTCACGCCTGGATGGGCGTGTTCGGCGGGGGATCGTGCTCGGCGCGAGCCTTCAGCGCGGCGCTCGGTTGCGGGACCGTGATCCTCGTCTATGTCCTCGGTCGCCGCGCCTGGGACGATGCCACGGGGAGGTGGGGGGCGTGGCTCTGCGCCCTCTGCCCGCCCCTGGTGGCGTATTCCCAGGAAGTCCGGATGTACGCCCTCCTGGTCTTCCTGGCCGTGCTGTCCTGGCTCGCCTTCCTGGCATTCCGCCGCCGGCCCACCCGATCCCTGGCGGTCGCGTACGGGCTTTCGCTGGCCGCGATGGCCTACACGCATCCCCTGGGCCTGTTCATGATCGCTGCCCACGGGCTGGTCGGCCTGGTGGCCCTGGCGCGGGGCCTGCTCCCCGGGGCCCGCTGGCTCGCCGCGGTCGCGCTCGCCGGGGCCGTGATCGCCCCCTGGCTCCCGCGCTACCTCGACCACGGGACCGACTATCCGATGCCCCGCTACTCGCCCCGGTTCCTCCTCGGCGTCCCGATCGAATACATCGGGGGCCCCGGCGTGACGCTGCTCGCCTGGGGGGCCTTGATTGCCGCCGGCCTGTTGAGGCCCCGCGACGGGCGCGTCGCGTTCCGCGAGCCCGAGGCGTGGGCCGCGGCCGTCGGCTGGTTCGCGGCGCCGCCGCTCCTCATGTACGCCTACTCCTGGGCGAGCCGGCCGATCTTCGGGCCGTCGCGCTATCACCTGTTCGTGGCACCGGCTTACATGCTGCTGGTCGGCGCGGGCCTGGCGGTGTCGCCGCGACGGGCTCGATGGGCCCTCGCGGCGGCGATGGCGGCCCTCACGGTCCCGGCGTTGATGTCGACGACCTACGCGAGCGGCCACAAGGCCGACTGGCGTTCGGCCGCCGCCTGGATCCGCGAGCGGAGGGACGAGAAGGCATTCGTGATCGTCGACGCGAACGACGAGCGGTTCCGGAGGGAGCCGCTGGAGACGGCCCGGTATTACCTCGCGCCGGACGTCCCGGTCGAGCTCGCCGGCTCCGAGGCCGCCTGTCGGGTCGAGAACTCGCCCGGCCCCGGCATCGTCGTGTACCATGTCTCCTGCCTCGCGCCGGCCGACGGGGATCCCGACGCGAGGGAGGGGGTCATGGCCTCGTTCCACGGGCTGGCGGTCACCCGCGTCGGGGGCGGGGGCGGGCCGGGTTCGGTCCGCGGTGGCCCAGGACGTTAG
- a CDS encoding YihY/virulence factor BrkB family protein, translating into MSTPSPVIGPKSRRRLLSAMNLGGLSFREACVRTWKKMNEHEILTRAAAVSFYAIAALVPFLALVISLMAGSFPLIAHAVSFVVPSAGAGVTQATSQSDKVFQVLQNLLPADAASLVDREIKTIQDRPKTGLVSFGVAALIWLSSSLFVAVMDAMNRIMGVSETRPFWRVRVTAMLMTLSQAAILIVAFVTTLAWPQILALIGLKTAAAALASVIQGVAVFLLILLSFAMAMYFGPDAEQRWEWITPGSLAGTLILLAVSFAFRFYVQTWGNYSATYGSLAGVIVLTSWLWITSVVLLAAAEFDKVIEDASPYGKPYGQRHESMATPKA; encoded by the coding sequence ATGTCGACGCCATCGCCAGTGATCGGTCCGAAGTCGAGGCGGAGGCTGCTCTCGGCGATGAACCTCGGGGGCCTGAGCTTCCGCGAGGCGTGCGTGCGGACGTGGAAGAAGATGAACGAGCACGAGATCCTCACGAGGGCCGCGGCGGTGAGCTTCTACGCGATCGCGGCGCTGGTGCCGTTCCTCGCGCTGGTGATCTCGCTGATGGCCGGCTCGTTCCCGCTGATCGCGCACGCCGTCTCGTTCGTGGTCCCCAGCGCGGGGGCGGGCGTGACGCAGGCGACCTCGCAGTCGGACAAGGTCTTCCAGGTGCTCCAGAACCTGCTGCCGGCGGACGCCGCGTCGCTCGTCGACCGCGAGATCAAGACCATCCAGGACCGGCCCAAGACGGGGCTCGTCTCCTTCGGCGTCGCGGCGCTGATCTGGCTGTCGTCGAGCCTCTTCGTGGCGGTGATGGACGCGATGAACCGGATCATGGGCGTCTCGGAGACCCGGCCATTCTGGAGGGTCCGGGTCACGGCCATGCTGATGACGCTGAGCCAGGCCGCCATCCTGATCGTCGCCTTCGTCACGACGCTGGCGTGGCCGCAGATCCTCGCGCTGATCGGGCTGAAGACGGCGGCCGCGGCGCTCGCGTCGGTGATCCAGGGGGTGGCCGTCTTCCTGCTCATCCTTTTGAGCTTCGCCATGGCGATGTACTTCGGCCCGGACGCCGAGCAGCGCTGGGAGTGGATCACGCCGGGGAGCCTGGCGGGCACGCTCATCCTGCTGGCCGTGAGCTTCGCGTTCCGGTTCTACGTCCAGACCTGGGGGAACTACAGCGCGACGTACGGGTCGCTGGCGGGCGTGATCGTCCTCACGAGCTGGCTCTGGATCACCTCGGTCGTCCTGCTGGCCGCCGCCGAGTTCGACAAGGTCATCGAGGACGCCTCCCCCTACGGCAAGCCGTACGGCCAGCGGCACGAGTCGATGGCGACCCCCAAGGCGTGA
- a CDS encoding alpha/beta hydrolase family protein, which yields MKTSFVAAMAAGLAFISGAMSRGEGQEKIPGDVPETLASAFRPPDAFRDDLGTYRSPLLRDDGRPVRDAGEWRKRREEILEAWHGFMGAWPPLIERPKLEVLGVERRDRFEQRRVRVQVAADRSMDGYLLVPEGEGPFPAVLVVYYEPETAIGRGKAGRDFASHLASRGFACLSLGIPPDQIVPGRGYPEIQPLSYLAYAAANACNAMAHLPEIDPARIGVMGHSYGGKWALFASCLYERFACGVWSDPGVVFDESRPNVNYWEPWYLGWEPGRARTRGVLTPESPRTGAYRKLVEAGRDLHELHALMAPRPFLVSGGSEDPPERWRALNHAVAVNRLLGQAHRVAMTNRAGHDPTEESNEQIYRFLEHVLKPGRRNRGR from the coding sequence ATGAAGACCTCGTTCGTCGCAGCAATGGCCGCGGGCCTGGCCTTCATCTCCGGGGCCATGTCCCGCGGCGAGGGTCAGGAGAAGATCCCCGGCGACGTGCCCGAGACGCTCGCGTCGGCCTTCCGCCCCCCGGACGCGTTCCGGGATGATCTCGGGACGTACCGATCGCCGCTGCTCCGCGACGACGGCCGGCCCGTCCGCGACGCGGGCGAGTGGCGGAAGCGACGGGAGGAGATCCTGGAGGCCTGGCACGGATTCATGGGGGCCTGGCCGCCGCTGATCGAGCGGCCCAAGCTCGAGGTCCTTGGGGTAGAGCGGCGGGACCGATTCGAGCAGCGCCGGGTGCGGGTGCAGGTGGCCGCGGATCGGTCGATGGACGGCTACCTGCTCGTGCCCGAGGGCGAGGGGCCGTTCCCGGCCGTGCTGGTCGTCTACTACGAGCCGGAGACGGCCATCGGCCGGGGCAAGGCGGGCCGCGACTTCGCATCTCACCTGGCGAGTCGGGGGTTCGCCTGCCTGTCGCTGGGGATCCCGCCCGACCAGATCGTCCCCGGCCGGGGGTATCCCGAGATCCAGCCGCTCTCCTACCTCGCCTACGCGGCGGCCAACGCCTGCAACGCGATGGCCCATCTCCCGGAGATCGACCCGGCCCGGATCGGCGTCATGGGCCATTCCTATGGCGGCAAGTGGGCCCTGTTCGCCTCCTGCCTCTACGAGCGGTTCGCCTGCGGGGTCTGGTCCGACCCCGGGGTCGTCTTCGACGAATCCCGCCCGAACGTCAACTACTGGGAGCCTTGGTACCTGGGCTGGGAGCCGGGCCGGGCCCGCACGCGGGGCGTCCTCACGCCGGAGAGCCCGCGCACCGGGGCGTACCGGAAGCTCGTCGAGGCCGGCCGCGACCTGCACGAGCTGCACGCCCTGATGGCGCCCCGGCCTTTCCTCGTCTCCGGCGGCTCGGAGGACCCGCCCGAGCGTTGGCGGGCCCTGAACCACGCCGTCGCCGTCAACCGGCTCCTGGGCCAGGCTCACCGCGTCGCGATGACCAACCGCGCCGGCCACGACCCGACCGAGGAGTCGAACGAGCAGATCTATCGGTTCCTCGAGCATGTCCTGAAACCGGGCCGAAGGAATCGCGGGCGATAG
- a CDS encoding spermidine synthase, which produces MAQDVSCKRGAFVTGDSRGTAGKGELAGGPGFGTGDARASSPRRASAELFLVSFLVLFHELACIRWFGATVVFLTFFTNLVLMASFLGVSVGCLAARRGFRLMNGFAILAATAVAASYAVLWLYARYERLMIDVGGQQSPQLIFFGTDARVRDISSFVVPIEVVAGAFFVLIALAFVGLGQEMGRRFDAIPNRIAAYTSDILGSLMGIVAFGLVSVLQLHSVVWFGLTFLLALPLVRGRGWRALHVLAAAAALLVAARVDWPRGAEGTSVENTWSPYYLVSYKPGKLWIDVNNLNHQGMQEIGGAATAYRLPYRLNRDSGGGAFDDVLIIGAGSGNDVSAALLEGAGRVDAVEIDPVINAIGRRDHPNRPFDDPRVRIHLDDGRSFVRRTDRAYDLVVYALVDSLVLHSGYSSLRLESFLFTEQAFRDIKARLKPGGVFALYNYYRQGWVVGRIERLAEKVFGTKPVVISLPYQSTIRPSSNQRGYITFLLIGNTGSDVVERIRGRFAGGDFYWMADDRAAGRPRTAFGAEPPGGVDPASEGVKKIGPASVDVEGADRLPTDDWPFLYLREPRIPGLSLRGMAIVGVLSTLLLLAFAPVRSVRPDGRMFFLGAGFMLLETKGVVHMALLFGSTWVVNSVVFAAILCMILLSNVYVLRFRPRALRPYYALLILFLAVNSLVPMTEFLALAGAWKTVVSCVVVFVPVFFAGVIFAASFRDSRRPDVDFGSNIGGVIVGGLSENLSVVGGFQALLWLAIVYYLLSAVFGPKGVKGWSGSAGD; this is translated from the coding sequence GTGGCCCAGGACGTTAGCTGCAAGCGGGGGGCATTCGTGACGGGCGATTCGCGTGGGACGGCGGGGAAGGGGGAGCTTGCCGGCGGGCCGGGATTCGGGACTGGGGACGCCCGGGCGAGCAGCCCTCGCCGCGCGTCGGCCGAGTTGTTCCTGGTCAGCTTCCTGGTCCTCTTCCACGAGCTGGCCTGCATCCGATGGTTCGGCGCGACGGTCGTCTTCCTGACATTCTTCACGAACCTCGTGCTCATGGCGTCGTTCCTGGGCGTGTCGGTCGGCTGCCTGGCGGCCCGGCGCGGGTTCCGGCTGATGAACGGGTTCGCGATCCTCGCGGCGACGGCCGTCGCCGCCAGCTACGCGGTCCTCTGGCTCTATGCACGCTACGAACGCCTGATGATCGACGTGGGGGGGCAGCAATCGCCCCAGCTCATCTTCTTCGGCACCGACGCCCGCGTCCGCGACATCTCCTCGTTCGTCGTCCCGATCGAGGTCGTCGCGGGGGCCTTCTTCGTGCTGATCGCCCTGGCGTTCGTCGGGCTGGGGCAGGAGATGGGGCGTCGATTCGACGCGATCCCGAACCGGATCGCCGCCTACACGTCCGACATCCTCGGCAGCCTGATGGGCATCGTCGCCTTCGGGCTGGTCTCGGTCCTGCAGCTCCATTCGGTCGTCTGGTTCGGCCTGACGTTCCTCCTCGCCCTGCCGCTGGTGCGGGGCCGGGGATGGCGGGCGCTCCACGTCCTGGCGGCCGCGGCGGCGCTGCTGGTCGCCGCCCGGGTCGACTGGCCGCGCGGGGCGGAGGGGACGTCCGTCGAGAACACCTGGTCGCCGTACTACCTGGTCTCCTACAAGCCGGGCAAGCTCTGGATCGACGTGAACAACCTGAACCACCAGGGGATGCAGGAGATCGGGGGCGCCGCGACGGCGTACCGGCTCCCGTACCGGCTCAATCGCGACTCCGGCGGGGGCGCGTTCGACGACGTCCTGATCATCGGCGCCGGCTCCGGCAACGACGTCTCGGCCGCGCTCCTCGAAGGGGCCGGTCGCGTGGACGCGGTCGAGATCGACCCGGTCATCAACGCCATCGGCCGCCGCGACCACCCCAACAGGCCGTTCGACGACCCTCGCGTCCGGATCCACCTCGACGACGGTCGCAGCTTCGTCCGCCGCACCGATCGGGCCTACGACCTGGTCGTCTACGCCCTCGTCGACTCGCTCGTGCTGCACTCGGGGTATTCGAGCCTGCGGCTGGAGAGCTTCCTGTTCACCGAGCAGGCGTTCCGCGACATCAAGGCGAGGCTCAAGCCGGGCGGCGTCTTCGCGCTCTACAACTACTATCGCCAGGGCTGGGTGGTGGGCCGGATCGAGAGGCTCGCCGAGAAGGTCTTCGGCACGAAGCCCGTGGTGATCTCGCTGCCGTATCAATCGACGATCCGGCCCTCGAGCAACCAGCGCGGCTACATCACGTTCCTGCTGATCGGCAACACGGGCTCCGACGTCGTCGAGCGGATCCGCGGCCGGTTCGCGGGCGGCGATTTCTACTGGATGGCCGACGACAGGGCCGCTGGCCGGCCGAGGACGGCCTTCGGGGCCGAGCCACCGGGCGGCGTCGATCCCGCGTCCGAGGGCGTCAAGAAGATCGGCCCGGCGAGCGTCGACGTCGAGGGGGCCGATCGGCTCCCCACCGACGACTGGCCGTTCCTCTACCTCCGCGAGCCCCGCATCCCCGGGCTGAGCCTGCGAGGCATGGCCATCGTGGGCGTGCTCTCGACGCTGCTGCTGCTCGCGTTCGCGCCGGTCCGCTCGGTCAGGCCGGACGGCCGGATGTTCTTCCTCGGCGCGGGGTTCATGCTCCTGGAGACGAAGGGGGTCGTGCACATGGCCCTCCTGTTCGGGTCGACGTGGGTGGTCAACTCGGTCGTCTTCGCGGCGATCCTCTGCATGATCCTGCTCAGCAACGTCTACGTGCTCCGCTTCCGGCCGAGGGCGCTGCGGCCGTACTACGCCCTGCTGATCCTCTTCCTCGCCGTCAACAGCCTCGTGCCGATGACCGAGTTCCTGGCCCTGGCGGGGGCCTGGAAGACGGTCGTCTCGTGCGTCGTGGTGTTCGTGCCGGTCTTCTTCGCGGGCGTGATCTTCGCGGCGTCCTTCCGCGACAGCCGGAGGCCCGACGTCGATTTCGGCTCGAACATCGGCGGCGTCATCGTCGGCGGGCTGAGCGAGAACCTCTCGGTCGTGGGCGGGTTCCAGGCCCTGCTCTGGCTGGCGATCGTCTACTACCTGCTCTCGGCCGTGTTCGGCCCGAAGGGCGTCAAGGGCTGGTCCGGATCCGCGGGGGACTGA
- a CDS encoding RNA recognition motif domain-containing protein: MSRKLFVGNLTYNVNESELEALFAPFGTVQSAQIVVDRDTNRSKGFAFVEMASEGESRAAIEGLDGQAHDGRNLTVNEARPRVSRSPGGGDRGGYGRRD; this comes from the coding sequence TTGTCCAGGAAGCTCTTCGTCGGCAACCTGACCTACAACGTCAACGAGTCCGAACTGGAGGCGCTGTTCGCGCCGTTCGGGACGGTGCAGAGCGCCCAGATCGTCGTCGACCGGGACACGAATCGGTCGAAGGGCTTCGCCTTCGTGGAGATGGCCTCGGAAGGCGAGTCGCGGGCCGCGATCGAGGGCCTGGACGGCCAGGCCCACGACGGGCGGAACCTCACGGTCAACGAGGCCAGGCCGCGAGTGAGCCGCTCCCCCGGGGGCGGTGACCGCGGCGGATACGGCCGCCGCGATTGA
- a CDS encoding phosphoribosyltransferase family protein, whose protein sequence is MLGGPGVISRAIVRGMGACGRAAADLVFPWHCAVCGRDHALRGAFCPPCRARLLGDGAFAEGSTCPRCALPVGPHARVDKGCSQCRGRPLGFDAAMAMGPYQGHLRELCLKLKHEANAWLAPGLSGLLATARAAGLAALPRDAWIVPVPLHWSRRLGRGFNQAEELARGLASSLGLPLLRPIRRVRATGHLSRMKKAERHEAVRDAFRARRVPDPRLKGRTVLLVDDILTTGATTGAAARALKGAGARRVVVAVVARDL, encoded by the coding sequence ATGCTCGGTGGTCCCGGGGTGATCTCGCGGGCGATCGTCCGGGGAATGGGTGCGTGCGGGAGGGCGGCGGCGGACCTGGTGTTCCCCTGGCACTGCGCCGTCTGCGGGCGGGACCATGCGCTCCGCGGGGCGTTCTGCCCGCCTTGCCGCGCGAGGCTGCTGGGCGACGGGGCATTTGCGGAGGGCTCGACGTGTCCTCGCTGTGCGCTGCCGGTCGGGCCGCATGCCCGGGTGGACAAGGGATGCTCGCAGTGCCGGGGCCGGCCGCTCGGGTTCGACGCCGCGATGGCAATGGGGCCGTACCAGGGCCACCTCCGGGAGCTCTGCCTCAAGCTGAAGCACGAGGCGAACGCCTGGCTCGCGCCCGGGTTGAGCGGCCTGCTGGCGACCGCCCGCGCGGCGGGGCTGGCGGCCCTGCCTCGCGACGCCTGGATCGTCCCGGTGCCGCTCCACTGGTCGCGGCGGCTCGGCCGCGGCTTCAACCAGGCCGAGGAGCTGGCCCGCGGCCTGGCAAGCTCGCTCGGCCTGCCCCTCCTGCGGCCGATCCGGCGGGTCCGGGCGACGGGCCACCTCTCCCGGATGAAGAAGGCGGAGCGGCACGAGGCCGTGAGGGACGCCTTCCGCGCCCGCCGCGTCCCCGACCCGCGGCTGAAGGGACGGACCGTCCTGCTCGTGGACGACATCCTCACCACCGGCGCCACCACCGGGGCCGCGGCCCGCGCCCTGAAGGGGGCCGGCGCCCGGCGCGTCGTCGTCGCGGTCGTGGCGAGGGACCTCTGA
- a CDS encoding Uma2 family endonuclease, which yields MRELVPYRLDVNGHDALAAAGTFADRKVELLNGLLVMTTTGPGPGHDHAVTALGELLRERVSRDAWTVREEKPLALSRHWEPVPDVVVARGPRSRYARRTPGRRDALPPRLDDIDFAAMPAAELFP from the coding sequence ATGCGAGAGCTCGTCCCCTATCGGCTCGACGTCAACGGCCACGACGCCCTCGCCGCCGCGGGGACGTTCGCGGATCGGAAGGTCGAGCTGCTGAACGGATTGCTCGTCATGACGACGACCGGCCCCGGCCCCGGCCACGACCACGCCGTCACCGCGCTGGGCGAGCTCCTCCGCGAACGGGTTTCGAGGGACGCCTGGACCGTCCGCGAGGAGAAGCCCCTGGCCCTCTCCCGCCACTGGGAGCCCGTCCCCGACGTCGTCGTGGCCCGCGGCCCGCGATCGCGGTACGCCCGCCGGACCCCCGGGCGTCGCGACGCGTTGCCCCCGCGGCTCGACGACATCGACTTCGCCGCGATGCCCGCGGCGGAGCTCTTCCCCTGA
- the hemC gene encoding hydroxymethylbilane synthase has translation MTTPASARTATLRIGTRGSRLARWQAEWVASALRERHPGLAVELIEIRTLGDRDRNSPLAAIGGTGVFTKEIQRAVLDGSVDVAVHSLKDLPTMGPAELVLAAVPPREEVADALIAPAHRTLEALPAGARVGTGSLRRRAQLLHRRPDLEVVTIRGNVETRLRQALDGAMDAIVLAWAGLHRLGLHGHVTERLAPPRFLPAVGQGALGIECRADDEGTRSLLAALDDPASHRAVVAERAALAELEGGCLIPMAAWGRDAEGGRLALDASVFDADGRRRVHAADSGPVDDPRGLGIRVASALRDRGAAELLGGSIRPPS, from the coding sequence ATGACGACCCCCGCCAGCGCCCGCACCGCGACCCTCCGCATCGGCACCCGAGGCAGCCGGCTGGCCCGCTGGCAGGCGGAATGGGTGGCCTCGGCGCTCCGGGAGCGGCACCCGGGGCTGGCCGTGGAGCTGATCGAGATCAGGACGCTCGGCGACCGGGACCGGAACTCGCCGCTGGCGGCGATCGGCGGCACCGGCGTGTTCACCAAGGAGATCCAGCGCGCGGTGCTGGACGGCTCGGTGGACGTGGCCGTCCACAGCCTCAAGGACCTGCCGACGATGGGCCCGGCGGAGCTCGTCCTGGCCGCCGTGCCGCCCCGCGAGGAGGTCGCCGACGCCCTGATCGCCCCGGCCCACCGGACGCTCGAGGCCCTGCCCGCCGGGGCCCGCGTGGGCACCGGCTCGCTCCGGCGGCGGGCCCAGTTGCTCCACCGGAGGCCGGACCTGGAGGTCGTCACGATCCGGGGCAACGTCGAGACCCGGCTCCGCCAGGCGCTCGACGGGGCGATGGACGCGATCGTCCTCGCCTGGGCCGGGCTCCACCGCCTGGGGCTGCACGGGCACGTCACCGAGCGGCTGGCGCCGCCGCGGTTCCTGCCGGCCGTCGGCCAGGGGGCCCTCGGCATCGAGTGCCGCGCCGACGACGAGGGGACGCGGTCGCTGCTGGCCGCCCTCGACGACCCGGCCAGCCACCGCGCCGTCGTCGCCGAGCGGGCGGCGCTGGCGGAGCTGGAGGGGGGCTGCCTCATCCCCATGGCCGCCTGGGGGCGCGACGCGGAGGGCGGCCGGCTCGCCCTGGACGCCTCCGTCTTCGACGCGGACGGCCGCCGCCGCGTCCACGCCGCCGACTCGGGCCCCGTCGACGACCCCCGCGGGCTCGGCATCCGCGTCGCCTCGGCCCTCCGCGATCGGGGCGCCGCGGAGCTGCTCGGGGGGAGCATCCGGCCCCCATCGTGA